A window of Metabacillus sp. B2-18 contains these coding sequences:
- the neuC gene encoding UDP-N-acetylglucosamine 2-epimerase: protein MKKISILTATRAEYGLLKPIIEKLNILKEFDVRVVVTGAHLSPEFGLTYKEIEQDGIVIDEKIEMLLSSDTPSSISKSMGLAMVGFADYFERLKPDLLIVLGDRYETLAVCIAAMNQRIPIAHLYGGEKTEGATDESIRHAITKLSYLHFTSTEEYRERVIQLGEHPDRVFCVGAIGIENILNVELMKKYELEHALNFKLDKPYAIVTFHPTTLENNRSEEQFESLLEACKSFKNMSLIFTKANADTDGRIINKMIDDYVNENDHAVAFTSLGLTRYLSALRFCNLVIGNSSSGLIEAPSFKIPTVNIGDRQKGRLQATSIINCKPEAKEIEKSIRLALSENFRRIAAETVNPYGDGNTSDQVVLNIGEFLLNEKITLQKKFYDCEMK, encoded by the coding sequence ATGAAAAAAATCAGCATACTCACCGCCACTAGAGCAGAGTATGGCTTATTAAAGCCTATAATTGAAAAACTGAATATCTTGAAGGAATTTGATGTAAGGGTTGTGGTAACTGGAGCACATTTATCACCTGAGTTCGGTTTAACATATAAAGAAATCGAGCAGGATGGTATCGTTATTGATGAAAAGATAGAAATGCTTTTAAGTTCAGACACTCCTTCATCTATTTCTAAATCTATGGGATTAGCAATGGTTGGGTTTGCGGATTATTTTGAACGGTTAAAACCAGACTTGCTTATTGTACTTGGTGATCGATATGAGACCTTAGCTGTTTGTATTGCAGCGATGAATCAGAGAATTCCAATAGCTCATTTATATGGAGGAGAGAAAACAGAAGGTGCAACTGACGAGTCTATCCGCCATGCAATTACTAAACTGAGTTATTTGCATTTTACAAGTACTGAAGAATATAGGGAACGTGTGATTCAGCTCGGAGAGCATCCAGATCGAGTATTTTGTGTCGGTGCAATAGGAATAGAGAATATTTTAAACGTGGAGTTAATGAAAAAGTATGAGTTAGAACATGCACTTAATTTTAAACTAGACAAGCCATATGCCATAGTCACTTTTCATCCAACAACATTAGAAAACAATCGTTCAGAAGAACAGTTTGAGTCCCTGCTTGAAGCATGTAAAAGCTTTAAAAACATGAGTCTTATCTTTACGAAAGCAAATGCTGATACAGATGGCCGTATTATTAATAAAATGATAGACGATTATGTTAATGAAAACGACCATGCAGTAGCGTTTACCTCTCTAGGCCTGACTAGATATTTAAGTGCGTTAAGGTTCTGTAATTTAGTAATCGGTAACTCATCTAGTGGTCTTATTGAGGCACCTTCATTTAAAATACCTACTGTGAATATTGGAGATCGTCAAAAGGGTAGGCTGCAGGCAACTAGCATAATAAACTGTAAGCCCGAAGCTAAGGAAATAGAGAAATCAATAAGATTGGCTTTAAGTGAAAACTTCAGGAGAATAGCTGCCGAAACCGTAAATCCATATGGGGACGGAAACACATCGGACCAGGTAGTATTAAATATAGGGGAATTCTTATTGAACGAAAAAATTACATTACAAAAGAAATTCTATGATTGTGAGATGAAATAA
- the neuB gene encoding N-acetylneuraminate synthase translates to MSVYIIAEAGVNHNGSIEIAKEMVDSAKAAGADCIKFQTFVSKNIVSKNAKKAEYQQQNTAANESQLEMLKKLELSFEEFIELNNYCRSKDIEFLSTGFDFDSIDFLSSLNMKRWKIPSGEITNLPYLIKIAKLNKPIILSTGMSTMEEIKDALEVLVKYGAGEITVLHCTTEYPTPYVDVNLSAMNTIKQELNVPVGYSDHTKGIHISIAAVARGATVIEKHFTLNRKMEGPDHKASLEPIELKEMVNAIRNTEVAIGDGNKIPAGSELKNIVIARKSIVANRCIKKGEAFTEENITVKRPGNGISPMKWFEVIGNIANRDFEEDELIDL, encoded by the coding sequence GTGAGTGTATACATAATTGCAGAAGCTGGTGTGAACCACAACGGAAGTATAGAAATAGCGAAAGAAATGGTAGACAGTGCAAAGGCTGCAGGTGCAGATTGTATAAAGTTTCAAACATTTGTTTCAAAGAATATAGTATCTAAAAATGCAAAAAAGGCAGAATATCAACAACAAAACACAGCAGCTAATGAAAGTCAGTTAGAGATGCTAAAAAAATTGGAGCTATCATTTGAAGAGTTTATTGAATTAAATAATTATTGTCGGTCCAAAGATATTGAGTTTTTATCCACAGGTTTTGATTTTGATAGCATAGATTTTTTAAGTAGTTTAAATATGAAAAGGTGGAAGATTCCATCAGGAGAGATTACAAACCTTCCATATTTAATAAAAATAGCAAAGTTAAATAAGCCAATTATTCTTTCAACAGGAATGAGTACTATGGAGGAAATTAAAGATGCTCTAGAAGTACTTGTTAAATATGGAGCTGGGGAGATAACGGTCTTACATTGTACAACAGAGTATCCGACACCATATGTTGATGTTAACCTGAGTGCCATGAATACAATAAAACAGGAGTTAAATGTTCCAGTTGGTTATTCTGATCATACTAAGGGAATTCACATATCTATTGCAGCAGTTGCAAGAGGGGCAACTGTAATTGAGAAGCATTTTACTCTTAACAGAAAAATGGAAGGTCCCGATCATAAGGCAAGTCTAGAACCAATTGAGTTAAAAGAGATGGTAAATGCAATAAGGAATACTGAGGTTGCGATAGGTGATGGAAACAAAATTCCTGCTGGTTCAGAATTGAAAAATATAGTGATTGCTAGAAAGAGTATCGTTGCAAATAGATGCATTAAGAAAGGTGAAGCATTCACTGAAGAAAACATAACAGTAAAAAGGCCGGGAAATGGTATAAGCCCTATGAAATGGTTTGAAGTAATTGGAAATATAGCTAATAGGGATTTTGAAGAAGATGAGTTGATCGATCTATGA
- a CDS encoding acetyltransferase yields the protein MMNKKIILVGGGGHCKSVLDTLLLTNQYSEIGVVDLKEFLNKKVLSASVIGTDKDLPQLYKGGYKHAFVSLGSIGKTSRRINLYNTLEDIGFTIPNIIDPTAIISNDVQLGNGIFIGKKAVINAGATIHNGAIINTASIIEHDCIVGEFTHIAPGTVMCGNVQVGRETHIGANSVIKQQIKIGSHTMIGMGSIVLKDIGDSKEAFGSPCKEV from the coding sequence ATGATGAATAAAAAAATAATTTTAGTTGGTGGGGGCGGACATTGTAAATCAGTATTAGACACTCTATTATTAACAAACCAGTATTCTGAGATCGGTGTGGTAGATCTAAAAGAATTTTTAAATAAGAAGGTACTATCTGCTTCCGTTATAGGAACTGACAAAGATTTACCCCAGCTGTACAAAGGAGGGTATAAACACGCTTTTGTTTCTTTAGGTAGTATAGGAAAAACAAGTAGAAGAATTAATTTGTATAATACTTTAGAAGATATCGGATTTACTATTCCTAATATTATCGATCCTACAGCAATTATTAGTAACGATGTTCAGTTGGGTAACGGAATTTTTATTGGTAAAAAAGCAGTGATTAATGCAGGGGCAACTATTCATAATGGGGCAATAATTAATACTGCTTCCATTATAGAACATGATTGTATAGTAGGAGAATTTACACATATTGCTCCTGGAACCGTGATGTGTGGGAATGTGCAAGTTGGAAGAGAAACACATATTGGAGCAAATAGTGTAATAAAGCAACAGATTAAAATTGGCTCACATACTATGATAGGTATGGGAAGTATCGTGTTAAAGGATATTGGAGATAGTAAGGAAGCATTTGGTAGCCCTTGTAAGGAGGTTTGA
- a CDS encoding sugar phosphate nucleotidyltransferase, with translation MGKLDIKDFLIEEQSTMIEAMTLLDQVAKKVLFVVREGRFVAVITDGDIRRWILKNSSLDAKVKDIANYSPKYVYEKDKNSAKRIMRKHYIEALPVLNENEDIVSVVLWNDEEIGPNKKLKVPVVIMAGGLGTRLYPYTKILPKPLIPIGEIPIAEHIINRFTNYGADQFFLVVNHKKNMIKAYFNEIHKDYEINYIDENQPLGTGGGLSLLKRKISSTFILSNCDILIEEDYERILNFHKKGKHLITMVCSLKNIRIPYGVIKISEQGEIEEMKEKPELSFFTNTGMYVVEPRVIDELEDNKEIGFPDIIDSYKKAGEKIGVYPISENSWHDMGQLDEMEKMRQRLVHDE, from the coding sequence GTGGGTAAATTGGACATAAAAGACTTTTTAATTGAAGAACAATCCACGATGATCGAAGCAATGACGTTGCTAGATCAAGTTGCAAAGAAGGTTCTATTTGTAGTTAGAGAGGGACGCTTTGTTGCAGTAATTACTGATGGAGATATTAGAAGATGGATATTAAAAAATAGTAGTCTTGATGCTAAAGTTAAAGATATAGCTAATTATTCACCCAAATATGTCTATGAAAAGGATAAAAACTCAGCAAAAAGAATTATGCGTAAACATTATATTGAAGCATTACCAGTTCTTAATGAAAATGAGGATATAGTGTCAGTAGTATTGTGGAATGATGAAGAAATTGGACCTAATAAAAAGCTAAAAGTACCTGTTGTTATCATGGCTGGTGGTTTAGGTACAAGACTTTATCCATATACAAAAATTTTACCCAAGCCACTAATACCTATTGGAGAAATACCTATTGCAGAACATATTATCAATAGATTTACTAACTACGGGGCAGATCAGTTCTTTTTAGTAGTGAATCATAAAAAGAATATGATTAAAGCTTACTTTAATGAGATTCACAAGGATTATGAAATAAATTACATAGATGAAAACCAACCTTTAGGAACAGGTGGGGGATTAAGTTTATTAAAGAGAAAAATAAGTTCAACATTCATATTATCTAACTGTGATATCTTGATTGAAGAGGATTATGAAAGGATTCTTAACTTCCATAAGAAAGGGAAACACCTAATTACTATGGTATGTTCCCTAAAGAATATTAGAATTCCATATGGAGTTATTAAGATTAGTGAGCAGGGTGAAATAGAGGAAATGAAGGAAAAACCTGAGCTATCCTTTTTCACAAATACAGGAATGTATGTCGTTGAACCCAGAGTAATTGATGAACTAGAAGATAATAAAGAAATTGGATTTCCAGATATTATTGATAGTTATAAAAAGGCAGGAGAGAAAATTGGTGTTTATCCTATTAGTGAAAATTCCTGGCATGATATGGGACAGTTAGATGAAATGGAGAAGATGAGACAAAGGTTAGTCCATGATGAATAA
- a CDS encoding LegC family aminotransferase codes for MSQKFIPLSVPNFKGKELEYVTHAIETEWVSTGGPYVNEFEEKVCNYVNAKGAVSVQNGTSGLHIALKVCGVTREDEVIVPTLTFIAAVNPVKYLGAEPIFMDCDDSLCVDPYKLMEFCRMECTFINGKLINKRTGKHVKAIIVVHVFGNMSSMDKIMKIAEEFNLKVVEDATEALGTYYTNGIYKGKYAGTIGTVGVYSFNGNKIITTGGGGMIVSNEEELLKRAKHLTTQAKSDELYYIHDEIGYNYRMTNLQAAIGIAQLEQLEDFIKIKEVNYKLYKKFINEIPGLEILNFNENIRSNYWFYALFIKDDFPLKRDQVIKYLSSNNVQVRPIWDLISEQQPYIANQNYKIEKSKTYLAHIINIPCSSNLSTEDVLYVIDCLRNVHNKK; via the coding sequence ATGAGTCAAAAGTTTATTCCCCTTTCTGTTCCTAACTTTAAAGGGAAAGAACTAGAGTATGTTACACATGCTATTGAAACAGAGTGGGTATCAACAGGCGGTCCCTATGTAAATGAATTCGAAGAAAAAGTGTGTAATTATGTAAATGCTAAAGGAGCTGTTTCCGTACAAAATGGGACATCCGGGTTACATATCGCACTTAAAGTTTGTGGGGTTACACGTGAAGATGAAGTTATTGTTCCAACGCTGACTTTTATTGCTGCCGTGAACCCAGTAAAGTATCTAGGAGCAGAACCGATTTTTATGGACTGTGATGATTCCCTTTGTGTGGATCCATACAAGCTTATGGAATTTTGTAGAATGGAATGCACTTTTATTAACGGTAAGCTAATTAATAAAAGGACAGGGAAACATGTAAAGGCTATTATCGTTGTTCATGTATTTGGTAATATGTCATCTATGGATAAGATTATGAAAATTGCTGAAGAATTCAACCTGAAAGTTGTAGAGGATGCTACTGAGGCTTTGGGGACATATTATACTAATGGTATTTATAAGGGGAAATATGCGGGAACAATAGGTACAGTAGGGGTTTATTCTTTTAATGGCAATAAAATCATCACCACAGGTGGTGGAGGAATGATTGTTTCTAATGAGGAAGAATTGCTAAAAAGAGCTAAACATCTTACTACTCAGGCTAAAAGCGATGAGCTTTATTATATACACGATGAGATAGGATATAACTATCGAATGACAAATCTTCAGGCTGCCATAGGTATAGCTCAATTGGAACAACTAGAAGATTTCATTAAAATTAAGGAAGTAAATTATAAGCTTTACAAAAAATTTATCAATGAAATTCCGGGTTTAGAGATTCTTAACTTTAATGAAAATATAAGAAGTAATTATTGGTTCTATGCACTATTTATAAAGGATGATTTTCCTTTAAAGAGAGATCAAGTGATAAAATATTTATCTTCTAACAATGTACAAGTAAGGCCTATATGGGATCTAATAAGTGAACAACAGCCATATATAGCTAATCAAAATTATAAAATTGAAAAATCAAAAACATACTTAGCTCATATTATTAATATTCCTTGTAGTTCTAACTTGAGCACGGAAGATGTTTTATATGTAATTGATTGTCTAAGAAATGTACACAATAAAAAATAA
- a CDS encoding NAD-dependent 4,6-dehydratase LegB encodes MSNRILVTGADGFIGSHLTEKLVEQGYSVKAFAYYNSFNAWGWLDTLPKDILNEIEVVTGDIRDPNGVKVAMKEIDKVFHLAALIAIPFSYHSPDTYIDTNIKGTLNVLQAARDMGTSRVLITSTSEVYGTAQYVPIDEKHPFQGQSPYSATKIGADRLAESFYRSFNMPISIVRPFNTYGPRQSARAVIPTIITQLLSGKEKIELGSLTPTRDFNYVKDTANGFIEIANSMDTIGEEINIATQKEVSIGQLAEELIKQINPNARIVCDEQRLRPENSEVNRLLGSNEKIKKLTNWEPHYSFERGLAETIEFFKQNIDKYKPDIYNI; translated from the coding sequence ATGTCTAATCGTATATTAGTGACCGGTGCTGACGGATTTATAGGAAGTCATTTAACAGAAAAACTAGTTGAACAAGGATATAGTGTAAAAGCTTTTGCTTATTATAATTCATTTAATGCATGGGGATGGTTAGATACCCTGCCTAAGGATATATTAAATGAAATAGAGGTTGTTACAGGGGATATTAGAGATCCTAATGGTGTTAAGGTAGCAATGAAAGAAATAGATAAAGTCTTCCATTTAGCGGCCCTTATTGCAATACCATTTAGCTATCATTCACCAGATACATACATAGACACAAATATTAAGGGGACATTAAATGTGCTTCAGGCTGCTAGAGACATGGGTACTTCAAGAGTTCTCATTACATCTACTTCGGAGGTATATGGGACGGCGCAGTATGTTCCAATTGATGAAAAACACCCTTTCCAAGGGCAGTCCCCTTATTCAGCAACTAAAATTGGTGCGGACCGATTAGCTGAATCTTTTTATAGAAGTTTTAATATGCCTATTTCAATAGTAAGGCCCTTTAATACTTATGGGCCACGTCAGTCTGCAAGAGCAGTGATTCCAACAATTATTACTCAGTTACTTTCAGGAAAAGAAAAAATTGAGCTGGGTTCACTCACACCTACAAGAGACTTTAATTATGTAAAAGATACTGCAAATGGCTTTATTGAAATTGCAAATTCAATGGATACAATTGGTGAAGAAATTAATATTGCTACTCAGAAAGAGGTTTCAATAGGGCAACTAGCAGAAGAGCTTATTAAACAAATTAATCCAAACGCAAGAATCGTTTGTGATGAGCAAAGGTTAAGACCAGAAAATAGTGAAGTAAACAGACTGCTAGGATCTAATGAAAAAATTAAGAAATTAACTAATTGGGAACCACATTATTCATTTGAACGAGGTTTAGCTGAAACAATTGAGTTTTTTAAGCAGAACATTGATAAATATAAACCGGATATATATAACATTTAG
- a CDS encoding motility associated factor glycosyltransferase family protein yields the protein MKWRLIQTASGDFTVVLTKKEREFLLHSKYDPVKEAKRWVTQWDVESKNPKRICVIGMGAGFHIIQLRKIYPSIPIIVFDFNPDYYNWLEEIKCISKLKTQNITINVSDDLKTIKEGLLPLLDDSDFMIMLHAPSLELIPDNLSSIKTLLEDYMFFLRTIRKNNKLLEENLFNNLRLEDKGITGWKNKLDGKSVLLISAGPSLSKQIPIIKAASLTGEVFIACVGTALTPLLKSRIIPNAIMISDPQITILEQFVETTKDMDIPLFYLGTANHEGVKQYQGPRYIVWQKGYSKSEELSQLRDEPKIKTGGSVATCLLDLLIWFGASRIALVGQDLAYTNGYSHAKGTHNVKKMELEKLIEVKGYYQNETVKTPKHLYGYLKWFEKYVVDFRGNVELWNCTEGGAFIKGWKHNSLEQFLKSIN from the coding sequence ATGAAGTGGAGATTGATACAAACAGCTAGTGGTGATTTTACTGTTGTTTTAACAAAGAAAGAACGTGAATTCCTGCTGCATAGCAAATATGATCCGGTTAAAGAAGCTAAGCGATGGGTAACCCAATGGGATGTAGAAAGTAAGAATCCCAAAAGAATTTGTGTAATTGGTATGGGAGCAGGGTTTCATATTATACAGCTAAGAAAGATCTATCCTAGTATTCCAATCATAGTTTTTGATTTTAATCCTGACTATTATAATTGGTTGGAAGAGATAAAATGTATTTCTAAATTGAAAACACAAAATATTACCATAAATGTATCGGATGACTTGAAAACAATTAAAGAAGGCTTGTTGCCTTTATTAGATGATTCAGATTTTATGATCATGTTACATGCTCCTTCTCTCGAGTTAATTCCCGATAACCTTTCTTCAATAAAAACTTTATTGGAAGATTATATGTTTTTTTTGAGGACTATACGTAAAAATAATAAGTTACTAGAAGAGAACTTATTTAATAACTTAAGGCTTGAGGATAAAGGGATAACAGGATGGAAAAACAAACTTGATGGCAAGTCTGTACTGCTAATATCAGCAGGTCCATCCTTATCAAAGCAAATACCTATAATCAAGGCTGCGAGTTTGACAGGTGAAGTTTTCATTGCTTGTGTAGGTACAGCACTAACTCCTTTGTTAAAAAGTAGAATTATCCCAAATGCAATTATGATTTCAGACCCGCAGATTACAATTTTGGAGCAATTTGTTGAAACCACTAAAGATATGGATATTCCGTTATTTTATTTAGGAACAGCAAATCATGAAGGTGTTAAACAGTATCAGGGACCAAGGTATATTGTTTGGCAGAAAGGTTATTCTAAGTCAGAAGAACTTTCACAATTGAGGGATGAACCTAAAATTAAAACAGGTGGTTCAGTTGCGACATGTTTATTGGATTTATTGATATGGTTTGGAGCTAGTAGAATTGCTTTAGTTGGGCAAGATTTGGCCTATACAAATGGCTATAGCCATGCAAAGGGTACTCATAATGTGAAAAAAATGGAACTGGAAAAGTTAATAGAGGTAAAAGGTTACTATCAAAATGAAACTGTAAAAACACCAAAACATTTGTACGGTTATCTTAAGTGGTTTGAAAAATACGTTGTGGATTTTAGGGGAAATGTGGAACTATGGAATTGTACCGAGGGTGGGGCTTTTATTAAAGGATGGAAACATAATAGTCTTGAACAATTTTTAAAAAGTATTAATTAG
- a CDS encoding motility associated factor glycosyltransferase family protein: MRNITVLEDDFEKKEENILIENSKGGLPVVIFNGYYLNSKYNPLKESKQLADKYYKKNYTHVLFGLAHSYLAKELLNKMGENDFLLIIEPSIKLFEMVNSKGALEPLLESEQVFFIVGYEHNQLEEEIRYLVNTRNIGQLEFIPSPNYERLYPHLLKHLKEEIIKNVRLSLVNIATMVKYGKLWQENTLYNLYNSWKSTPFKKIENKFDCPVIIAASGPSLNKQLGKLKEIRENQSALIIAAGSTINPLLKAGIKPHIVVSIDGAEANWKHFEGLDYDDVSLFYSLNVHKEIPLNHNGVNVIFNSQDKDLSDWINKIVGEDLGYVFGGASVANYCFYIAKKITSGPICLIGQDLAYTDNVSHAVGNSNLKKISENETNKNKNYIEVKSYYGKTILSDYSLLSMKKVFEDMIDLFRKSGDKRHIYNCTEGGAKIEGINNLDFEDFIKNYCSMSYNKEFIDTFLEEKNNFISKSNISSGFEIEQKNLQELVRMTEKAIEIINGLSMDTVYIDNKALKKLDTLDDKINEYSKSNIIYFLIMPLSFQVNHTHQEVEGETLIERKRRVMKKSLALYKGILESAEYTLKILDTIESERKGVG; the protein is encoded by the coding sequence ATGAGAAATATAACTGTTTTAGAGGATGACTTTGAAAAAAAGGAAGAAAATATATTAATTGAAAACAGTAAGGGTGGCTTACCTGTAGTTATTTTCAATGGATATTACCTTAATAGTAAATATAACCCATTAAAGGAATCTAAACAATTGGCTGATAAGTACTATAAGAAGAACTATACCCATGTTCTATTTGGTCTTGCGCATTCCTATCTAGCTAAAGAATTACTTAATAAAATGGGAGAAAATGATTTTTTATTAATAATTGAACCTAGCATTAAATTATTTGAAATGGTTAATTCTAAAGGTGCTTTAGAACCATTACTTGAGAGTGAACAAGTGTTTTTTATTGTTGGTTATGAACACAATCAACTAGAGGAAGAAATAAGATATTTGGTTAATACTAGAAATATTGGGCAATTAGAGTTTATACCTTCTCCTAATTATGAGAGATTATATCCCCATTTATTAAAACACCTCAAAGAAGAAATTATAAAGAATGTAAGATTGTCTTTAGTTAACATAGCAACTATGGTTAAGTACGGGAAATTGTGGCAAGAAAATACGCTATATAACCTTTATAATTCATGGAAATCTACTCCCTTTAAAAAAATTGAAAATAAGTTTGATTGCCCAGTAATCATTGCTGCTTCAGGGCCATCGTTAAATAAACAATTAGGAAAACTGAAAGAAATTAGAGAAAATCAGTCTGCGCTTATTATAGCTGCAGGTTCAACTATAAATCCATTACTTAAGGCTGGCATTAAACCACATATTGTGGTATCAATTGACGGTGCTGAAGCCAATTGGAAACACTTTGAGGGTCTAGATTATGATGACGTATCTCTTTTTTATAGTTTAAACGTTCATAAAGAAATACCACTAAATCATAATGGAGTAAATGTAATCTTTAATTCTCAAGATAAAGATTTATCAGATTGGATTAATAAAATTGTAGGTGAAGACTTAGGTTATGTTTTTGGGGGAGCTTCAGTTGCAAACTATTGTTTTTATATTGCTAAAAAAATTACTAGTGGTCCAATTTGTCTAATAGGTCAAGACCTTGCCTATACTGATAATGTTAGCCATGCTGTTGGAAACAGCAACTTAAAAAAAATTTCTGAAAACGAAACAAATAAAAATAAGAATTATATTGAAGTAAAGAGTTACTATGGTAAAACTATTCTTAGTGATTATTCTTTACTAAGTATGAAAAAGGTATTTGAGGATATGATTGATCTTTTTAGGAAATCTGGAGACAAACGCCATATATACAACTGTACGGAGGGGGGGGCAAAGATTGAAGGGATTAATAACTTAGATTTTGAGGATTTTATTAAGAACTACTGTTCTATGAGTTATAATAAAGAATTTATTGATACTTTCCTAGAAGAGAAAAATAACTTTATATCAAAATCTAACATCTCCTCGGGCTTTGAAATAGAACAAAAAAATCTCCAAGAGCTAGTTAGAATGACTGAAAAAGCAATAGAGATAATTAATGGATTATCTATGGATACAGTGTATATAGATAACAAAGCTTTAAAGAAGCTTGATACACTAGATGATAAAATTAATGAATATTCTAAGAGTAATATTATATATTTTTTGATTATGCCTTTAAGTTTTCAGGTTAATCATACGCATCAAGAGGTTGAAGGGGAAACGCTTATAGAAAGAAAAAGGAGAGTAATGAAGAAATCGCTGGCTTTATATAAAGGTATATTAGAATCGGCAGAGTACACTTTAAAAATATTAGATACGATTGAGAGTGAAAGAAAAGGAGTAGGGTAG
- the hag gene encoding flagellin Hag, whose translation MRINHNIAALNTYRQLGQANNGQMKSMEKLSSGLRINRAGDDAAGLSISEKMRGQIRGLEQASRNSQDGISLIQTAEGALNETHAILQRMRELAVQGSNDTNVTADRDSINSELLELKKEIDRISTDTEFNTQKLIESSGTYNFQVGANSSQVITLSIGAMNASSLSSSLTDATITALASFGDYTAFITNVNSAITKVSSERSKLGAYQNRLEHTINNLDTSAENLTAAESRIRDVDMAKEMMAQTKNSILSQASQAMLAQANQQPQGVLQLLR comes from the coding sequence ATGAGAATTAATCATAATATCGCAGCTCTTAACACATATCGTCAACTAGGACAAGCTAACAATGGACAAATGAAGTCAATGGAAAAATTATCTTCAGGATTACGTATCAATCGTGCTGGAGACGATGCTGCAGGTCTATCAATATCTGAAAAAATGCGTGGACAAATCCGTGGTTTAGAGCAAGCTTCTCGTAACTCACAAGACGGAATTTCATTAATTCAAACTGCTGAAGGTGCATTAAATGAAACGCATGCAATTCTTCAAAGAATGAGAGAGTTAGCGGTACAAGGTTCTAACGACACTAACGTAACTGCTGATAGAGATTCAATCAATTCTGAATTACTAGAGCTTAAAAAAGAAATTGATAGAATTTCTACAGATACAGAATTCAATACTCAAAAACTTATCGAATCTTCAGGGACATATAATTTCCAAGTTGGTGCAAACTCTTCTCAAGTTATTACTTTAAGTATTGGTGCAATGAATGCTTCTAGTTTATCAAGTAGCTTAACAGATGCGACAATTACAGCTTTAGCTAGCTTTGGAGACTATACTGCTTTTATTACTAATGTGAATAGTGCAATTACAAAAGTTTCTTCTGAGCGTTCTAAATTAGGAGCATACCAAAATCGATTAGAGCATACTATTAACAATTTAGATACAAGTGCTGAAAACTTAACAGCAGCTGAATCACGTATCCGTGACGTTGATATGGCTAAAGAAATGATGGCGCAAACTAAGAATTCAATTCTTTCTCAAGCATCACAAGCAATGTTAGCTCAAGCCAACCAACAACCTCAGGGAGTATTACAACTATTAAGATAA
- the csrA gene encoding carbon storage regulator CsrA, which produces MLVLTRKVGESIQIGEQIEITVVSVQGDQIKLGIKAPKSVDIHRKEVYLSIQQSNNEAASINEILLNKLKTIKYDL; this is translated from the coding sequence ATGCTGGTATTGACAAGAAAAGTAGGAGAGTCTATACAGATAGGGGAACAAATAGAAATAACTGTTGTATCAGTTCAAGGAGATCAAATAAAGCTTGGGATAAAAGCACCAAAGAGTGTTGATATACATCGTAAGGAGGTTTACCTTAGTATTCAGCAATCTAATAATGAAGCTGCTTCAATAAATGAGATTCTGCTCAATAAATTAAAAACAATCAAGTATGACCTTTAG
- the fliW gene encoding flagellar assembly protein FliW — translation MEMKTKYHGMIKVDEEEILYFEHGLPGFIDERKFVLLPLEENSPYYIMQSVTTIELGFIVTDPFSFFKDYEFDLTSNEKEALKIGDESTIQVLTILSLRDPFTDTTANLQAPIVVNHSEMLAKQIILNKTSYTTKHRLFQETVNK, via the coding sequence ATGGAAATGAAAACAAAATACCATGGTATGATAAAAGTAGATGAAGAAGAGATTTTATACTTTGAGCACGGATTGCCTGGCTTTATAGACGAGAGGAAATTTGTTCTATTACCCCTTGAAGAGAATTCTCCTTACTATATAATGCAGTCCGTGACTACTATAGAATTAGGATTTATCGTTACAGATCCTTTTTCGTTTTTTAAAGACTATGAATTCGATCTAACTAGTAATGAGAAGGAAGCACTTAAAATAGGTGATGAGTCTACAATTCAAGTACTAACCATCTTATCATTAAGAGATCCCTTTACGGATACAACTGCAAATCTTCAAGCGCCGATTGTTGTTAATCATTCAGAGATGTTAGCGAAACAAATAATTCTTAATAAGACAAGCTATACAACAAAACATAGACTTTTTCAAGAGACCGTTAACAAGTAG